TGCCCCCACCATAGCCCCCAATAAAGCCAGGGGCAGGTGAAAAATCCAGGGCAATCCAATGGAATAACCAATCCACACCGCGCAAATGGCGCCAATGAATAATTGGCCCTCGGCCCCAATGTTAAACAACCCACAGCGGAAACCAAACGCCACGGCCAATCCCGCAAAGATATAGGGCGTAGAGGCCACCAAACTCTCCGATAACGGCCAAAAAGCCAGCCGCAGTCTATTCGGGTCGCCGCTGACCAGGGCGTTGACCATCCTGACCGGGTCGCCAAAACTGCTTCTAAACAACGACACGTAAGCCGTGACCACGCTGTTACCTATGGCCGCCACAGCCGCCAGGGGCGCGTTAAAAAAATTGCCCAACGCGGCCAACACCACCGGGTCGGTGAGGGCAATAAAAATAGCGCCCACAATCAGGGCGGTGATAATGGCCAACAGGGGCAACAGCAACGCTTCACCCAGGGAACCGGCCACAAATGGGTTGAGCGCCCGTTTAAAAATGTCACCGTAGCTACGTTTTTTCTCGGTCAAGGTGGGTTACTCCCTTTCATAAGGGTGTGTTTCATTTGAGTTGAGACTACCCCTGGAGTGCGGAATTTATTCCGCTTTTTGGCAGAGGCAAAATGAATTTCTGCACTCCTTCAACTGATTTGAAGCACACCCCTTTCATAGAGCCGGGTTGAACTCCTCGTCCTCTGCGGCCGCCTCGCGGGCCAGGTCTTCGGCCGTTGGTTTAATGCCGGCCATTAACAGGCCCAGATGATTTTTGCTGGTGCCGTGCGCGAGAACGGTGTCAATGATCCGGCCTTTGTACATCACGGCAATCCGGTCGGCCAGGGCCATGATTTCATTTAATTCCGATGAAACAAGCAGCACGGCGCAGCCATCGTCGCGCTTTTCAATCACCCGGCGGTGAATATATTCAATTGAGCCAACATCCAGGCCTCGCGTGGGCTGGCTGGCGATCAATAATTTGATGGGCCGGCTAAACTCGCGGGCCACAATCACTTTTTGCTGGTTGCCGCCGGAAAGGTTAGAGGTCGGCACCTCGATACTTGGCGTGCGCACGTCAAACTGCTTCACCCGTTCCTGCGCCGCCCGGTAAATTGGCTCGCGTTGCAGCACAATGCCTTTGGCAAACGGCGGCAAGTAGTAGGTATTTAACACCAGGTTATCGGCCACCGGATAGGACATCACCAGCCCATCCCGCTGGCGGTCTTCGGGCACGTGGGCCGAGCCCAACTCGGTAATGTGACGTGGTGAAGCATTGGTGCAATCCTGGCCATTAATGCTAATCTGGCCGCTAACTACTTTACGCAAGCCGGTCAACGCTTCAACCAGTTGCGTTTGGCCGTTGCCCTGCACCCCGGCAATACCCAGCACCTCACCGGCTTTCACCGCAAAAGTAACGCCGTCAACCACCTTGTTCATCTGGTCGTCGGCCACGGCCAGGTCTTTAACATCCAGCACCACCTCGCCGGGCCGGGCCGGTTCTTTATGCACAATTAATTCCACCGGGCGGCCCACCATCATTTCGGCCAATTTCACTTCGTTGGCTTCTTGAGGGGTTGTGCTCCCCACAACCTGGCCCTGGCGCAACACGGTTATGCGGTCGGCAATTTCCAAAACTTCCCGCAGCTTATGGGTAATAAAAATAATTGACTTGCCTTGAGCTACCAGGGAATGTAGCACCTCAAATAAATCGTCGGCCTCCTGGGGAGTCAACACAGCGGTGGGTTCGTCAAGAATCAAAATGTCGGCGCTGCGATACAAGAGTTTGATAATTTCAACGCGCTGTTGCACCCCAACCGGAATATCCTCAACCGTGGCATTGGGGTCAACGGCCAGGCCATACTGTTGAGAAATGGTGTTTATTTTTTCCGCCGCAATTTTACGGTCAAGCACGAGCCCGTTTTTGAGGGACTCCACGCCTAACATCACATTTTCCGTAACCGTTAAAACGGGCACCAACATAAAGTGCTGATGCACCATCCCAATTCCCAACGCAATCGCATCATTTGGCTCTTTGATGTTGGCCTTTTGACCACGCACGATGATTTCACCCTCGTCGGGATCGTACAAGCCGTACAAGATATTCATGAGCGTGGTTTTGCCCGCGCCGTTTTCACCCAACAACACGTGAATTTCACCCTGTTCCAGGGTCAAATCAATCCGGTCGTTGGCCAAAACGCCGGGGAAACGTTTGGTGATATTATGCAATTCCAGAATAGGCGGCATAGGTTACTCCAAAACTTGGGCCAAACTGGTTGATAATTTGCCCTATAAAAAACTTGGGCGGTATTATTGGCCAATAATACCGCCCAAGTGAAAAACCTGCTTATTTCAGATAATCTGCCACTTTAATGTTGCCGGCGGCAATTTCCTTGCTCAAAGTTTCCAACTCAGCCTTAACCTCGGCCGAAACTTTGTCTTCAAAGTTATGGAGGGGGGCCAGGCCCACGCCGCCGTTTTCGAGCGTGCCCACAATAACGCCGCCTTCAAAATTGCCGTCTATGGCTTGTTTGATGGCATCTTTGGTGGTCACGTTCATGTTCTTCAATACGCTGGAGAGGATGTAATCTTGATACTCAGGCGCGGTATCGTACCAGTCGGCGTCCACGCCAATAACCTTAAGGCCACGCTCTTTGGCTACCGCCGCCGCGCCCAGGCCGGCCGGGCCGGCTACAGGCAGCAAAATGTCGGCGCCTTCGTCGGCCAGGGACTCGGAGGCTTTTTTGCCATCTTCGGCGCTTTCAAAGTTGTTGATGAAAAGGCCCTCGGCGCCATCCCAGCCCAACACTTCAACGCTGGCCCCTTTTTGCTGATTGTAATAGTTCGCCCCGGCCAGGAAACCGTCCATAAAAACCGTTACCGGCGGGATAGCGATACCGCCCCAGGTGCCAATTTTTCCCGTTTCGGTTTGTGAAGCGGCCAGGTAACCGGCCAGAAAAGCGGCCTCATCGGTATTGAACACCTGCCCCAGCACGTTGGAGATGGTCGGGTCATAGGCAAAGTCTACAATGGTAAAGGGCACTTCAGGATTTTGCTCGGCATACTTTTGGGTGGCGTCGCCCAGCAGGAAGCCAACGGTGATGATGATGCCACAATCTTCCTGAATAAATTGGGTGATGTTTTTGTCGTAGTCGGTTTGTTGTTGCGACTCTAAATATTTGCCCTCGATGTCAAACTCGGCCACCGCCTCTTCCACCCCTTTCCAGGCGGTGGCGTTAAAGGATTTGTCATCAATCCCACCGGTGTCGGTGACCTGGCAGGCTTTGAACTTGCCGCCGCCGGCCTGGCCGCAAGCCGTCAAGACCAGGGTCAGGATAACGATCAAACTTACCAAAATAAATATTGACTTTCTCATTCTTTCTTCCTCCACAAAGATAGGTTTTATAGGTTAACAAACTGCCTGAGTACAGCTTTACTAAGTCACCTTACGCAGGAGTCCAGACTTCAGTCTGGTAAAACCCGAATGAATTCGGGATTCCTACCGAAGAAGCTGCGTAACATGAGTTACTAACACAAACTTTTCTTAACACTTTTTTCAGCAACACCTCCCTTTCATCAGGAAATAAAAAGCACGACCATTTTTCGATAACAAAGATTGAGCTTTGCTCAATCCCCATCCCAACTACAGCCGCGCTCTTTCAACCGAATGTTTCAGCCATTGAAACATACCCAAACAACAAAATATTTAGCCTGCTAATGAAGGCCATTATAACGCATTTGTTGACAGGGGGCAAGAGTTGATGGTGATATAGAGGGGGGCTTTTGTTAAAATTTTGTTAAGAAATAATTCAAACTATAGTTGTTCAGATAATGTTTTTGGGTAGAGACAGGGCATTGTTCTGTCTCTACCGGCAAAAATTCAAAATCTTTTTCTGAATATCTATACCTCCCTGAAATAAAAAAGTCCCCGTGGTCATCGCGGGGACTTAAAGATTTTTGAAAAGCCATTATCCGCCGGAGCCTAGCTCGGCAGTTGCTTCAACCGCCGGTTCGGTGGTCGGTTCAGTGGTAGGTTCAACCGTGGTTTCGGTAGTGGGTTCGATGGTGGGTTCAGTCGTTGGCTCGATGGTGGGTTCAGTCGTTGGCTCGATGGTGGGTTCAGTCGTTGGCTCAACGGTTGGCTCGGCTACTACCTGGGCCGGTTCAAACACATCGGCGGAAACGGCGCAACGAAAGCCCGTGCCGTCGCTGCGCACGTGCGGTTCGTTATTTTGGCGGAAGGTGGCGCGGATATGCTGCCCGGCATTATCCCAGGAACCGCCGCGCACCACGCGGAAATATTCGTCAAAATCCCCGGCCTGCTCGTAACTATTGCCGGGATAACCCAGATAAGAACTTTCGGTCCACTCCCAAACGTTACCGGCCATGTCAAAAGCGCCGTAGGGGCTGGCCCCGGCCGGGAAACTGCCTACCGGGGCGGTGTAGGGAAAACCATCGTCAACATTGGGATCGCGGCCTGCCTCAAAGGGGCAACTGGCGCTGCAATAGTTGGCCGCGGTAGACAGGTCAAACTCCGGCAATTGAAAGGCATTGCCCCAGGGGAAAACCCGGTCGTTGGCTGCGCCTTTGGCCGCTTTTTCCCATTCGGCTTCGGTGGGCAGCCTGGCCCCGGCCCACTCGCAGTAAGTTTTGGCATCCTGCCAGGTGACTTGCACCACGGGGTGATTCATTTTGTCATCAATGCCGGTTTCCGGCCCGCGAGGGTGATAAAAGGTGGCCCCTTCCACCCGTTCGCCGCCGCTGGCGCCGTAACCTTCTATTTCGGCAGTGGTTTTGTAGCCGGTGAGATTGGCAAACTTACCGAACTGCGCATTGGTCACCTCGGTTTGGTCAAGCCAAAAAGCAGCCACGCTCACCGGATGTTGGGGCTGTTCATCGCCGCCGGCCAATTTGGGCGGGCCTCCCGCGCCTACCGCGCCCAGGTCGGCCTCACTTGCGCCCAGCATAAATTCACCGGCGGGCACAAACACCATCACCGCTCCATCCTGGGAACGCACCGCCGTTTGTTGAGCCTGCGCCGGAACCGGCGTAGGGGTGGGTGGCGGCGGGGGTGGGGTTGGCTCAACCGTCGGCTCCTGGGTCGCCGCTTCGGCCACTTCCTGAACCGGAGGCGGGTAAGGCGTATAAGTGGGATAGGGGGTGTAGGTGGGATAAGGGGTGGCAGTGGGCTGCTCAACCGGCGGGGGTGGCAGTTGGGCCGCTACCGTGCCATTCACCGCCGCGGCCACCGTTTCTTCCACGTTAGGCGGCGGGGTGGTGCTGCCGCAAGCAACCACACTCAAGCTCAGAATCAAGACGATTAGAATAGCCAGAATAGATCTCATTGCATCTCCTTCCAAAGAGTAAAAATGTTTTTAGGCCCCGGATATCATCCTCGTTTCCCTATCTGGGGACGCTATGGTTTATAGTTTTGCGCAAGACACCGCATTGTAAGCGGGGGTAGGAAGATTGTCAATTTTGCATGGGTGGGAAATGCCTTATGTTGAAGAATGAAGTGGCTTTAACTGAGGAGACTGAAAAGCAAATAAATACTTTAGAGCCAGGCCCAATCCTGGCTCTAAATTTCTTTGAAGGAAGTTGAGTAATCCTTTGAAGGAAATTTTACCCCAACACCTCAAACAGTTTTGCGCCCACAATAACGGCAAAAACAACAAACATGGGCACGATGCCAATGTTCAAAATGCGTCGCAAAAATTCCGTGCGCGGATTGGGGCTGGTGACCGCAATTTCTTTTTGCACCAGTAACATCAGCAAGATGATCACGGCAATCAGGCCCAGAGAGGCCGTAGAAGCCCAGGCTGCGGCTGTAGCTTCGGTAGTAATACTGATGGTTGAACTCATGATTTACTCCTATTGCAATGTAAAGGGTCACGTGTCGGGTGTCAGGTGTCACGTGTTAAGGCTTAAGGCATTAAAAACGGCATGATCAAGAACAACATAATGTTGGTGAAGCCGTGACAAAGCGTAACGCCAAACAAACTGCGAGTTTTGGAGACCACCCAGCCCAGAAACAGCGATAGCCCAAAAGCGCAAACCGGGTTCAAGGGCGAGCGGTGGCCGATGTGCAGGTTAGTGTACAACACGGCCACGTATACCAGGCCAGAAGGTCCCATCACTTCTATAGCGGCGCGTTGCAGAATACCGCGAAAGATAAGTTCTTCGGAAAAGCCGGTGCTGACGAGCACAATGAGCGCCGGAACCAGCACCTCGGGCCAGGCCAGGTGCGTGATGAGGGGAATTGGCTTTAAGAGCAAATAAAAACCATAACCAAAAATCAGGCCGGTGGGCGCCACCAGCAGTTGCAGGGGCCACTGCTGTAAGTTAAGCCCCACTTCCGACCAGGTGAATTTGAGCATCCGCACCATCATGGCCGCCACCACTAATAAGGGAATGGTGATAACCAAATACCAGTAAATCCGGGGCAGATTTATCACGGGCAAAGACAGGCTGAGAATACGGATCAAAGGAACAAAGGTTAATCCCAGCAGCAGGTGATGAATCCGCTCCTGCCATCTGAAGGCGGCGTTGGTGAGCAGCAGCAGCAACACCAGGCCGTGCAGGGCTAACCCCACTTGCGGTTTAACAATAAAGGTACATATCTCAGCAATAACGAGCAGCCCCAGATAAATCCAGGCGGTCAGGGCCGGATGAAGATTGATCAGCCCGGCCAGGATGGAGGGCGGGGAGGGGAGGGCCATGACCCCACTCGCGGCCAGCGCCGGTTGTTCGCTTGGCTTAACCTGGGCCGCCGGTTTTCTGGCCGGCCCGGTAAAGGCGCGGTTCAATTCCTGCACCCAGCGGGCCGAACTGCGGCTCACAGTTTCGGCCAGGGAGGGCTGCTTAAAAATGGGCTTCAGGTGTTGGCGTTCTTGTAAGGCGGCGCGCACCCGTTTGAGCAGTTCGTTCTCTTGCAGGGCGGTCACCAGGCGGGGGTCCACTAACTCAAGGGTATGAGCCGCAGCTACCGGCAGCCGGATGATACCGACATTACAATTGTGTTCCAGGCGGCGGTTGATGGCATAACCATCCCGGTCGGCTGTGGCCGAATCAAGCAGCACCAGGTCAATGGGATTGGCCTTGCTCAGGCGCAGGGCATCCTGCCCGCTTTGGGCTGTTAAAACCCTGTAGCCTTCCCGTTTCAGGAGGCTGGCGATGTTGTGGCTATTAAAGGTATTGTTGCTGACAACCAAAATGCTCATAATTGTTTTGGCGTTATCGGTTTGTTAAAGAGCAGGGTGTTGGCGTAGTTTTTTATTCTATAAAGAGTCTATCACGAAAACTATGTTTTGCTGGTTACGGTGTTGTTACAGCTTTGCAGGGCTTCTCTAAGAGGATTGCATCTTGAACCGAATTTTTTTGAGATTTGTTTTATTTTCCACCAGATATTTAGCCCCAAAATTCCCAAACGCTTCGGTAAGAGTAAAAGAATTTGCCAAATGATTTTTCTTGGGCCAACTATTTTTTCTAATACTTGTTTTCTTGAAATTGCAGGAAGATCGTTAACTCCAATTTGTGTGTCAAAAAAGGACAACACTAGAATTGATTCCCAATAACCAGGACGATTCTCTATTTTGAGTGGTTCACATTCTTTATCTAGTTCATAATACCTGTGTAAAAAAATATTCAATTCTCGAAGCAACGCGACATAATCAGCGTGAGTTTTGCGAATTATCTGGGGATTCATATCTTTTGATGCTGAAATGTTTGAGCCATGGAGTCTATATTTTGCTAATGTTTCTTGAACTACACACGTGAGAGTCATAAAATTTGCACCTTCCGACAAATATCCATCTGCAAGAGCTTTTAGTGGAGGTATTGGAAATAATAAATCGGCGATTTCTCTTCTAAAAGAAAGTCCTGAGTTTGGCGGTTGTAGAGTGCGCCCTCCTTGATTAAGGGCCAACTGTGCATTCCAACCTTCATCTAATCGTCTTGGGTAAGATGGATCTAGTATTTTCCCATCTGCCGAAATTTTCCGAACGGGATGGGCACATAATCCACAATCCGGATTCTGAAAAAACTCAGAAACAACCTTTTCGACTTTGGATTCTTCAAACAAATCATCAGAATCAAGTAAACAAATAATTTCCCCGCGACAATTTTTGTATGCTGTATTTACCGCAGATGCTACGCCTCCATTTTTTTGAGTAATTAATTTCACTCGCTTATCATGCTCAACATAAGTTTGAATAATTTCTACTGAGCGATCTATAGAACCATCATCACATATTACTATCTCAAAATTTTGATATGTTTGATTTAACACACTTTCTATCGCCGCTGCGATATAGTCTTCATAGTTGTAATTTGGCATAAGAACAGAAACAAGCGGATCTTGCCTTAATTTATTTAAAGGAATTGGTTCAAGTTTATTTTTTAACATAGCATCAGTCCTCACTTGCTAAATTTCATCGTTCCACCAACAAATAAACCATCCCGTATTGAATCTGCAATACCTTGAAAACTCCAGCGAGCATAACGTCCAACTTGGATAATATCATGTTCATCCAACACCCCCATAGCTTTATCTTTCCAGTTAGAATTAGGGTAGCGCCAGGTATAAGCAGTTTCAATCCAGGTGGGGTCAACTACTTCAGCCTCTTTTATCCAATCCCAAGTTTGTAATTCTACCACAATCTGCTGCGACTGAGCTTTTAGCTGCTTTTGGTCAGGCTTGGCATTTTCAGGGGCAGCTTTTTCTACATAAATGCTTACTCGGTCATTATTCTGTCTGGAAGACGCCGGTAAAAATGAATTATCCACATTGCTATAGAAACCGACCCGGTGAAAACCGGCCTTGCTCTGAGGAATATACAGCCAGTGGTCATTCGGACATTTGTCCCCTTTTACCGCACCAATATTTATTACCAGCACAGAAGTTGCCGGAGCAGATTCTTCATCTGTCTCCAGATCAGCCAATTGCAGCATTTGGTTCAAGGGTAAGGTAGAAATTAATTGGTTATAAACAACTTCTGTCCCATCATCAAAATAGACCACTTTGTCTGCTATATCAATTTTTACAGCCTTTTTTCCATATCGAACGTCACATTGTTCTGACAACCGCCGAGATAAAGCATCTAGACCATCTTCAGGGTACACAAAATTCACATTGTAACCCACAGCCGAAGCCTGTTCAAATGCACCTTGCAACGCCAATAACAAATCTACCGGAGATTTATAGGCATCCTGCGGAGCAATTGTTCGCCACAAACCAGCCGTATATAGTTCATGAAACGGATGGAAGAAAAGTTTGCCTAGTGTAACGCCAAAACTTTTATCTAACCACTCGGCCATTGTATTTACAGATTGTTTGGAATATGCACCGTCAACCATTTCTTTAAGCGCTAAAGAGACTGTTTTCGCTTCCAGAAATCGAAGGTGGTTTTGCAATGGATAGGGTACGAATAACTGTTTTTCTGGGAAAAATACACTCGATTTGCGTGCATAAGTTTTAACCGGAGATAAATTACGAATCAAGCGAAGAATCGATGGATTACCCCCAAAAATCCAATGTCCGCCGCCTATCTCAAAACGGTATGCTTCGCTGTCATTTGGCGCAATGTGTAATCTTTCACGATTGTTTGGGCGCACATAATACGACGAACAAATTCCACCAGGGATACCTTTTGCTTCATAAACTGGCAGTCCAGAAGCCCACCCGGCAGCTAACCCTGTCATACCTGAACCAAGAATAATAGACTGCATTTGTTTATGATCCTTTTTTTTGAATAAATAGAATTCTCCCTAACTGCCAAGTTGCCTTGATTCGAGACTGATGCTTATCTACCAAATCATTCAGCATATTTGTCACTTGAGGGAGGTCATGACCATAGTCATCAAAAGCTACAACTCCTCCAGCCGATAATTTATTCCAAACTAGATAGAAATCATTTTTTACATATAATGGGTCATGATTACCATCAATAAAACCAAAACTTATAAATTCTGCCGGAATTCTAACGTCCATTGTGTCAGCAATTATCAATTCGATATTGTTGCAATCTTGCGTTACCTTCTTGAAAATATCTAATTGAGAGGTTTTTTCTCCAAAATTCTTAACCACATGTCCTTGATATATTTTTGCCATAGTGGTACCTGTAGTGCATAGTGTCTGATCAAAATTCATTTCAAATATGTCTATTGCATAGACTTTTTTATTACTGTTGTTAACCTCAAGGAATTTTGCTAATTTATAAGTTCCACCTCCAAGGAAGGTGCCTATTTCCACAAAATCACCGTCAATCTCAAGAAGTTCATAATTGTTGATAACCCGCAACAACTTGTCATATCCGGCAAGATCAGTCCCTACCGGAGGAGCCGGATATCCGAACTCTAAAAAGAACTTTATCAAATACAAAATTCGATTCAGAAACGGCAACCAAGGCCTTAAAATTCTCACGAATATTTCTCTCATAGTCTTAATACTCTCTTGTGCACTTAAAGCCGTCTGTTTGATTTACAAGAGGATTCAATCCACTAAGGTGGCAATAAATAACGAAGAATACGGTAACAAAAAGCTCTGATATAGTTACCGCGAAGGCCATTCCAATACCATACATCAGTGGGACAAGTAACATTGCCAGTAATAGGTTCACCAAACCACCAGAAAATGTCAGTATCAAGACGGGTCTATCGTGATGAAAGGGTATCATTATCTGCACCCCGTATACATTGCTGATAGCTACCAGAAAGGGGATAATCGCTAGAATTCTTATGATAGGTATAGATGCCCAGAATTCTGGACCAAATATGAACATTACTATATATGGGGCTAATAAAAACAGGCCAATTGAAGCTACTAGCCCCATACTTCCTAATGCAAATAATGTCCTACGCGCCCAAATCATAAATACATCTTTTCTTTCCGATGCCATCTTGCTAAATCTTGGATAAATTGCTTGAGAAGCTGTGCCTATTAAAACCTGGATTATTCTGACTAACTTCTCCGCAGCACTATAATACCCAACCACTGTATTATTGGTCAACAACCCCAATATCAACGCGTTCCCTGCTGTATAAAAACCTGTAGCACCTGTGGTAAGAAATAAGGGCCATCCATCTGAGAGTTCTTTTCTTATATCAGCCCAACGAGGAATAATAAAATGGAAATCAAGTTTTCGATAAACAATCAAAATTGATATTATTCCCGCCCCTACCCACTGCATTGATATTAACCCTGCATAAATAAAATAATCATTCGGTTGTCGAATTAACAGAAAAATGCCTGCAGTGATGATAATTCGAACCAAAGAGTTAATTGTGGATATTGTTGTCATCTGCTCCAGACCAAGAAATAGCCATGTAGGAAATAACAGGTCGCCAACCACGATTCCGAACAAAATAAGAAGTAGAACAGCAGATTCATTAAGTTTTGGAATGAATACTATCAACAGTACCAATATACAAAAGCCGATAATTGTTAGCAGAGATTTTGCAATCCAAACATTACTTACAATTGTGTTAATCTCTTGTGGATTGTCACGTGAAGCTGATATTTTTCGTGTTGCAGAAAGGTTGAACCCATAGCCGACAA
This sequence is a window from Anaerolineae bacterium. Protein-coding genes within it:
- a CDS encoding class I SAM-dependent methyltransferase, translating into MREIFVRILRPWLPFLNRILYLIKFFLEFGYPAPPVGTDLAGYDKLLRVINNYELLEIDGDFVEIGTFLGGGTYKLAKFLEVNNSNKKVYAIDIFEMNFDQTLCTTGTTMAKIYQGHVVKNFGEKTSQLDIFKKVTQDCNNIELIIADTMDVRIPAEFISFGFIDGNHDPLYVKNDFYLVWNKLSAGGVVAFDDYGHDLPQVTNMLNDLVDKHQSRIKATWQLGRILFIQKKGS
- a CDS encoding FAD-dependent oxidoreductase; translation: MQSIILGSGMTGLAAGWASGLPVYEAKGIPGGICSSYYVRPNNRERLHIAPNDSEAYRFEIGGGHWIFGGNPSILRLIRNLSPVKTYARKSSVFFPEKQLFVPYPLQNHLRFLEAKTVSLALKEMVDGAYSKQSVNTMAEWLDKSFGVTLGKLFFHPFHELYTAGLWRTIAPQDAYKSPVDLLLALQGAFEQASAVGYNVNFVYPEDGLDALSRRLSEQCDVRYGKKAVKIDIADKVVYFDDGTEVVYNQLISTLPLNQMLQLADLETDEESAPATSVLVINIGAVKGDKCPNDHWLYIPQSKAGFHRVGFYSNVDNSFLPASSRQNNDRVSIYVEKAAPENAKPDQKQLKAQSQQIVVELQTWDWIKEAEVVDPTWIETAYTWRYPNSNWKDKAMGVLDEHDIIQVGRYARWSFQGIADSIRDGLFVGGTMKFSK
- a CDS encoding glycosyltransferase codes for the protein MLKNKLEPIPLNKLRQDPLVSVLMPNYNYEDYIAAAIESVLNQTYQNFEIVICDDGSIDRSVEIIQTYVEHDKRVKLITQKNGGVASAVNTAYKNCRGEIICLLDSDDLFEESKVEKVVSEFFQNPDCGLCAHPVRKISADGKILDPSYPRRLDEGWNAQLALNQGGRTLQPPNSGLSFRREIADLLFPIPPLKALADGYLSEGANFMTLTCVVQETLAKYRLHGSNISASKDMNPQIIRKTHADYVALLRELNIFLHRYYELDKECEPLKIENRPGYWESILVLSFFDTQIGVNDLPAISRKQVLEKIVGPRKIIWQILLLLPKRLGILGLNIWWKIKQISKKFGSRCNPLREALQSCNNTVTSKT
- a CDS encoding ABC transporter ATP-binding protein produces the protein MPPILELHNITKRFPGVLANDRIDLTLEQGEIHVLLGENGAGKTTLMNILYGLYDPDEGEIIVRGQKANIKEPNDAIALGIGMVHQHFMLVPVLTVTENVMLGVESLKNGLVLDRKIAAEKINTISQQYGLAVDPNATVEDIPVGVQQRVEIIKLLYRSADILILDEPTAVLTPQEADDLFEVLHSLVAQGKSIIFITHKLREVLEIADRITVLRQGQVVGSTTPQEANEVKLAEMMVGRPVELIVHKEPARPGEVVLDVKDLAVADDQMNKVVDGVTFAVKAGEVLGIAGVQGNGQTQLVEALTGLRKVVSGQISINGQDCTNASPRHITELGSAHVPEDRQRDGLVMSYPVADNLVLNTYYLPPFAKGIVLQREPIYRAAQERVKQFDVRTPSIEVPTSNLSGGNQQKVIVAREFSRPIKLLIASQPTRGLDVGSIEYIHRRVIEKRDDGCAVLLVSSELNEIMALADRIAVMYKGRIIDTVLAHGTSKNHLGLLMAGIKPTAEDLAREAAAEDEEFNPAL
- a CDS encoding CPBP family intramembrane metalloprotease gives rise to the protein MSILVVSNNTFNSHNIASLLKREGYRVLTAQSGQDALRLSKANPIDLVLLDSATADRDGYAINRRLEHNCNVGIIRLPVAAAHTLELVDPRLVTALQENELLKRVRAALQERQHLKPIFKQPSLAETVSRSSARWVQELNRAFTGPARKPAAQVKPSEQPALAASGVMALPSPPSILAGLINLHPALTAWIYLGLLVIAEICTFIVKPQVGLALHGLVLLLLLTNAAFRWQERIHHLLLGLTFVPLIRILSLSLPVINLPRIYWYLVITIPLLVVAAMMVRMLKFTWSEVGLNLQQWPLQLLVAPTGLIFGYGFYLLLKPIPLITHLAWPEVLVPALIVLVSTGFSEELIFRGILQRAAIEVMGPSGLVYVAVLYTNLHIGHRSPLNPVCAFGLSLFLGWVVSKTRSLFGVTLCHGFTNIMLFLIMPFLMP
- a CDS encoding flippase codes for the protein MVTRVARIIELTRKGFCSTVGKNILSLYSLQFVNYLLPLITIPYLVRILEPQNFGKIAFSQSLIAYLTIFVGYGFNLSATRKISASRDNPQEINTIVSNVWIAKSLLTIIGFCILVLLIVFIPKLNESAVLLLILFGIVVGDLLFPTWLFLGLEQMTTISTINSLVRIIITAGIFLLIRQPNDYFIYAGLISMQWVGAGIISILIVYRKLDFHFIIPRWADIRKELSDGWPLFLTTGATGFYTAGNALILGLLTNNTVVGYYSAAEKLVRIIQVLIGTASQAIYPRFSKMASERKDVFMIWARRTLFALGSMGLVASIGLFLLAPYIVMFIFGPEFWASIPIIRILAIIPFLVAISNVYGVQIMIPFHHDRPVLILTFSGGLVNLLLAMLLVPLMYGIGMAFAVTISELFVTVFFVIYCHLSGLNPLVNQTDGFKCTREY
- a CDS encoding formylglycine-generating enzyme family protein — encoded protein: MRSILAILIVLILSLSVVACGSTTPPPNVEETVAAAVNGTVAAQLPPPPVEQPTATPYPTYTPYPTYTPYPPPVQEVAEAATQEPTVEPTPPPPPPTPTPVPAQAQQTAVRSQDGAVMVFVPAGEFMLGASEADLGAVGAGGPPKLAGGDEQPQHPVSVAAFWLDQTEVTNAQFGKFANLTGYKTTAEIEGYGASGGERVEGATFYHPRGPETGIDDKMNHPVVQVTWQDAKTYCEWAGARLPTEAEWEKAAKGAANDRVFPWGNAFQLPEFDLSTAANYCSASCPFEAGRDPNVDDGFPYTAPVGSFPAGASPYGAFDMAGNVWEWTESSYLGYPGNSYEQAGDFDEYFRVVRGGSWDNAGQHIRATFRQNNEPHVRSDGTGFRCAVSADVFEPAQVVAEPTVEPTTEPTIEPTTEPTIEPTTEPTIEPTTETTVEPTTEPTTEPAVEATAELGSGG
- a CDS encoding BMP family ABC transporter substrate-binding protein codes for the protein MRKSIFILVSLIVILTLVLTACGQAGGGKFKACQVTDTGGIDDKSFNATAWKGVEEAVAEFDIEGKYLESQQQTDYDKNITQFIQEDCGIIITVGFLLGDATQKYAEQNPEVPFTIVDFAYDPTISNVLGQVFNTDEAAFLAGYLAASQTETGKIGTWGGIAIPPVTVFMDGFLAGANYYNQQKGASVEVLGWDGAEGLFINNFESAEDGKKASESLADEGADILLPVAGPAGLGAAAVAKERGLKVIGVDADWYDTAPEYQDYILSSVLKNMNVTTKDAIKQAIDGNFEGGVIVGTLENGGVGLAPLHNFEDKVSAEVKAELETLSKEIAAGNIKVADYLK